CCGGTCACGCGCTCGTACGCCCACACGAAGACCAGCTGCACGAACAGGAAGCCCATGGCCGCCCCGAGCGCGGCCTCTTCTGCGCTCACGATGCCCATGCCGCTTCCCGCCACCAACAGCCCCAACGCGGCCCCGGGCAGGCTCACCTCGTCCGGGATGATCAGCCACTCGAGGTCGATGAACGTCGCCACCAGCAGCCCACCCGCGAACATGAAGTAGGCCAGGGTGGTCACGGCCGCCGGGGTCAGCTCTGCCCCGGGCACGGCGTGAACCACGAAGCGCTCGGCGATGCCCACGCACAGCAGCGCGCCCAGCAGCTCCACCAGCACGTAGCGTGGGGTCATGGGGGCCCCGCAGCAGGACGCCTTCCCGCGCAGGAAGAGGTAGCCGAAGATGGGCACGTTGCGCCACGCCTGGATGGGCTGCTTGCACGCCGGGCAGTGGCTGGGCGGGCTGACCACCGACATGTGCCGGGGCCAGCGGTAGATGCACACGTTGAAGAAGCTGCCCCAGGTCGCGCCGAAGACGAACGCCACGAAGCGCACAAGCCACGCTGGAAGCTCACTGGCGTACATGGTCGGGCACCATATCAGCGCAGCTGCGGGATGACGACTTCGGGCGGTGGTGCGCCGCCCGGCTCCGGCTACACTCGTGCACCGTGACCGACTCGCGCGACGACTCCTCCGACTCTCCCACCCCTGACCGTGACGGGGCGCCCTCCGCGCTGCGCCGCCAGGGGTCCCACGCCTTGGCCACGGGAGCTCGCGGCGAGGGCAACGTGGGCATGTACGCCGCCGCGGCCGGCGTGATGTCCGCGCTGCCCATCCCCTTCCTGGACACGCTGCTGGCCAGCTTGGCCCGTGGGGCGGCCATGCGGCGCGTGGCCCAGCGCCACGGCGTGCGCCTCGAGCCCGCCGCGCGCGACCTCCTGGCGCGTGGCGATGACGCCCTGCGCACGGAGAAGGGGCTGCGCGTGGTGCGCAGCCTCATCGGGCGCTTCGTGGCGCCGCTGCGCATCTGGAACCGCGCCGAGGAGGCCCTCAGCGCGTTCTCGGCGGCCGCCCTGCTGGACCACTATCTGGTCACCGCGGACCGTCGCCCGGGCGCGCCGCTCACCGAGGACGAAGCGCGCCGCATTCAGCACGCCATGAAGGGGGCGGCCGGGAAGGGCGCCACCGACGCGCTGAAGGGCATGCCCATGTCCACGTTCGTGGCGCTCAAAGCGGCCGTGGACGCTGCGCGCAGCGCAGACCCGGAAGGTCGCCCGGCGGTGGAGCGCATGGTCGATGCGCTGCTGGACGCGCTGGCCGACGCGCCGGAAGGGGTCACGGACGCGATCCGCGCTCGCTTCGACGAAGCCCTGAGCGATGGTGGGAGTGTGACCGGCCCGCGAGGGGGCGTGTGATGGCGATGTCGAACGAGGCTCCGCAAGGTCAGGCGGCGCGCGCCGCGCTCGGCGAGACGCGCCGGCTGGTGGTCAAGATCGGCAGCCGCTCGCTCATGGCGGACGGTACCAAGCGCTATGAGTCCCTCGCGCGGCAGCTGTCGGGCCAGCGCGCCGTCGGGCGCCACCCGGTGCTGGTGTCGAGCGGCGCGGTGGCCATGGGCCGCCTGCGCCTCGGCATGACCGAGCGTCCCAAGGCCATGGACAGGCTGCAGGCGGCCGCGGCCACGGGCCAGAGCGGCCTCATGCGCGCCTACGAAGACGCATTCGAGAAGCACGGGGTCAACGTGGCCCAGGTGCTCTTCACGCACGCGGACTTGGCCGACCGTGACCGCTACCTGAACGCCCGCGGCTGCATCGACGCGCTGCTCGAGCTGAACGTCATTCCCATCATCAACGAGAACGACACCGTCAGCGTGGACGAGCTGCGCTTCTCGGACAACGACCAGCTCGCCGCCATGGTGGCCAACTTGACCGGCGCCGATCTGCTCGTCCTGCTCACCGACGTGGAGGGCGTCCTCGACCACCAGGGCAAGCGCGTGAGCGTGGCCGCCGACGTGAACGACGTGGTGGCCCTGGTGCGCCCGCCCACCGACGACGTAGGCCTCGGCGGCATGGCCGGCAAGCTCGAGGCGGCCCGCCGCGCCACACGTTACGGTGTGCCGGTCATCATCGGCGATGCGCGCGACCCCGACCTGCTCGAGAAGCTGCTGGCTGGCGAAGACGTGGGCACGCTGATCCTGCCCACCGGCACGCCGCTGGCCAGCCGCAAGCACTGGATCGCGTACACCCTCAAGCCACGGGGAGCCATCGTGGTGGACCGTGGCGCAGCCCGCGCGCTGTCGGCTGGCAAGGTCAGCCTGCTTCCGCGCGGCGTCATCGGCGTGCGCGGCGACTTCGAGGCTGGCGACGCGGTCTCGATCCAGGATCTCGACGGCAAGGAGATCGGCCGCGGCCTCGCGCGCTACGGCACCGGGCACGCAGCGCGCCTGGCGGGCGCGAAGAGCAGCGAGATCAGCGACCGCATCGGCCGGCACGATGGCGACGTGCTCGTCCACAAGGACGACATGGTCAACATGGTGGACGACACCCCGCTCACCTGAGTTGCGCTGGGGCCCCGGAGCGGCGAGCCTGAGAGGCATGTCGTCTTCGAGAGCACGCCTGTCGTCGTCTCGCTGGTTGCTCCCCGCGTGCCTGGCTGCGGTCGTGTCCTGCGGTGGCACGCAGGACCCAGCTGCCAGCGGTGCGGGCA
This region of Sandaracinaceae bacterium genomic DNA includes:
- a CDS encoding prepilin peptidase, which gives rise to MYASELPAWLVRFVAFVFGATWGSFFNVCIYRWPRHMSVVSPPSHCPACKQPIQAWRNVPIFGYLFLRGKASCCGAPMTPRYVLVELLGALLCVGIAERFVVHAVPGAELTPAAVTTLAYFMFAGGLLVATFIDLEWLIIPDEVSLPGAALGLLVAGSGMGIVSAEEAALGAAMGFLFVQLVFVWAYERVTGRRGMGEGDPKLLLMIGAFLGWKGVLFAVVAGSMQGLVAAAVSYVAGGTLLPPPRPDPLDGWPREDLLGYLKDLFGRRPELLASEQEVMRIEFGLGGEAGTRPESESESESEAESEASVGRLMIPFGPFLALGALEFLFFGERLIDAYFGMFE
- the proB gene encoding glutamate 5-kinase, giving the protein MAMSNEAPQGQAARAALGETRRLVVKIGSRSLMADGTKRYESLARQLSGQRAVGRHPVLVSSGAVAMGRLRLGMTERPKAMDRLQAAAATGQSGLMRAYEDAFEKHGVNVAQVLFTHADLADRDRYLNARGCIDALLELNVIPIINENDTVSVDELRFSDNDQLAAMVANLTGADLLVLLTDVEGVLDHQGKRVSVAADVNDVVALVRPPTDDVGLGGMAGKLEAARRATRYGVPVIIGDARDPDLLEKLLAGEDVGTLILPTGTPLASRKHWIAYTLKPRGAIVVDRGAARALSAGKVSLLPRGVIGVRGDFEAGDAVSIQDLDGKEIGRGLARYGTGHAARLAGAKSSEISDRIGRHDGDVLVHKDDMVNMVDDTPLT